A DNA window from Chryseobacterium scophthalmum contains the following coding sequences:
- a CDS encoding GNAT family N-acetyltransferase — protein MEFLQITSPDDYRVQQIFHSYSTTFPEDERREWSQFIKLFEHPNVKVISVLNNTENIGYLIIWELSNYVFVEHFEVFSEFRNQKLGSYITDYLFKNYPRIILEIEPEHLNEDAKRRFSFYQRNGFNLIDEMYVQPSYGEGKKSLKLWLLANYSPENLKDVKDEIYDIVYH, from the coding sequence ATGGAATTTTTACAGATTACGTCACCCGATGATTATCGTGTGCAACAGATTTTTCACTCTTATTCAACGACTTTTCCGGAAGATGAAAGACGAGAATGGTCTCAATTTATTAAATTATTTGAACATCCGAATGTAAAAGTGATTTCTGTTTTAAATAATACAGAAAATATCGGCTACCTTATTATTTGGGAGTTGAGCAATTATGTTTTTGTGGAGCATTTTGAAGTGTTTTCAGAATTCAGAAATCAAAAATTAGGTTCGTACATTACCGATTATTTGTTTAAAAATTATCCAAGAATTATTTTGGAAATTGAGCCTGAACATTTGAACGAAGATGCTAAACGACGTTTTTCGTTTTATCAGAGAAACGGTTTCAATCTGATTGACGAAATGTATGTACAGCCAAGTTATGGTGAAGGCAAAAAAAGCCTCAAACTTTGGCTTCTTGCCAATTACTCCCCTGAAAATTTAAAGGATGTGAAAGACGAAATTTATGACATCGTTTATCATTAA
- a CDS encoding DUF2851 family protein produces MNEKLLQYLWNFKVFTHFNFQDTDGNAIEILDFGKWNTDSGPDFLMAKIKIKNMILAGNIELHVKSSDWIFHQHSKDPAYQNIILHVVFQNDVDIKEFKDQNIPTLELRDHIDKNVFQKYENLLKENLFIPCEKVFSSTKIPVNFHEENLLKKLEEKSLEIEADLLRHKNNYEAVMFHHLAYSFGLKVNASIFKQIAESIDFNIINKIRQNKTQLEVLLFGISGWLENPQDPQMKIWKREFEFLKAKYTIPEITIHPKFLRLRPPNFPTIRLSQLADLYFQHQHLFSKMITAVNSNVLHQIFKEIKASEYWDNHFNFGKISTINQPKVLTKDFIELIILNAILPIKYTYHKYKNENINDEILKFYNEIQSEKNSVITEWKKLGVKIKTSLESQSLIYHFKNYCEAKNCLNCGIGFKILKES; encoded by the coding sequence ATGAATGAAAAATTGCTTCAATATCTTTGGAACTTCAAAGTATTTACTCATTTCAACTTCCAAGACACCGACGGAAATGCTATTGAAATTTTAGATTTTGGGAAATGGAATACCGATTCTGGACCGGATTTTTTGATGGCAAAAATTAAAATCAAAAACATGATTCTTGCCGGAAACATCGAGCTTCATGTAAAATCTTCCGACTGGATTTTTCATCAACACTCAAAAGACCCAGCTTATCAGAATATCATTTTACATGTAGTTTTTCAGAATGATGTTGACATCAAAGAATTTAAAGACCAGAATATTCCGACCTTGGAATTGAGAGACCATATAGATAAAAATGTTTTTCAGAAATATGAAAATCTGCTGAAAGAAAATCTTTTTATTCCTTGTGAAAAGGTTTTCAGCTCTACAAAAATCCCTGTTAATTTTCATGAAGAAAATTTGCTTAAAAAACTGGAAGAAAAATCTTTAGAAATAGAAGCAGATTTGCTGCGTCACAAAAATAATTATGAAGCCGTTATGTTTCATCATCTCGCCTACTCTTTCGGTTTAAAAGTCAATGCATCAATATTTAAACAGATTGCAGAAAGTATCGATTTCAATATCATCAATAAAATCCGGCAAAATAAAACACAGCTTGAAGTTTTACTTTTCGGAATTTCCGGCTGGTTAGAAAATCCACAAGATCCGCAAATGAAAATATGGAAAAGAGAATTTGAGTTTCTTAAAGCTAAATATACTATTCCTGAAATTACAATTCATCCTAAGTTTCTTCGGTTACGCCCGCCAAACTTCCCTACAATTCGTTTATCACAACTCGCTGATCTTTATTTTCAGCATCAACACTTATTCTCAAAGATGATTACTGCAGTAAATTCTAATGTTTTACATCAAATTTTTAAAGAAATAAAAGCCTCAGAATATTGGGACAATCATTTTAATTTTGGTAAAATCTCTACGATAAATCAGCCAAAAGTTTTAACGAAAGATTTCATTGAACTGATTATTTTGAATGCTATTCTTCCTATAAAATACACCTATCACAAATACAAAAATGAAAACATCAACGATGAAATTCTAAAATTCTACAACGAAATTCAGTCTGAAAAGAATTCAGTGATTACAGAATGGAAAAAATTAGGGGTAAAAATCAAAACCTCTTTAGAAAGCCAAAGCTTGATTTATCATTTTAAAAACTATTGCGAAGCAAAAAATTGCTTAAATTGCGGTATCGGATTTAAAATTTTAAAAGAATCTTAA
- a CDS encoding DUF2975 domain-containing protein, which yields MSKTNNFVFWGLYIVAWLIFVGLCVEAGGLIVNFFFSLYKPELIQNLYQKLDLTEMYNNSKLVFFGVYGFILTISILKACLFYTVIRLMHTMDLSRPFSTFVAKQISKISYYTLSIGLLSYIAKELVEILIHYGFVTDHLNEFWSDSQAFILMGAVIYIIATIFKKGVDIQNENDLTV from the coding sequence ATGTCAAAAACAAATAACTTCGTATTTTGGGGCTTATATATTGTAGCCTGGCTTATTTTTGTTGGTTTATGCGTTGAAGCAGGAGGTTTAATAGTAAATTTCTTTTTCAGTTTGTATAAACCTGAACTTATCCAAAATCTTTATCAAAAGTTGGATTTAACTGAAATGTATAACAACAGCAAATTGGTTTTTTTCGGTGTCTATGGTTTTATTCTAACCATTTCAATTTTAAAAGCTTGCCTGTTTTATACAGTTATCAGACTCATGCACACAATGGATTTGTCAAGACCATTCAGTACTTTCGTTGCAAAACAAATTTCAAAAATCAGTTATTACACCCTTTCAATTGGACTGTTAAGTTACATTGCCAAAGAATTAGTTGAAATTTTAATACATTATGGTTTTGTTACCGACCATTTAAACGAATTTTGGTCAGACAGTCAGGCGTTTATTTTGATGGGAGCTGTAATCTATATAATAGCGACGATTTTCAAAAAAGGAGTAGATATTCAAAACGAAAACGATTTAACGGTTTAA
- a CDS encoding 4-alpha-glucanotransferase: protein MKLYFNIEYHAKPGERLKLIVDEKDSAARSYMMFHTENGLWKCEVDFFSKSIAYKYQLKDERGNILREEFVLHHLGFPHNYKEFLIFDEWNSKNFPENYLNNKILRNKLSQLVPRKISVLKKHTHLFRIEAPVYNPNWEIVLIGNTPSLGNWSYENSIHLSQTDFGIWEASVDIPEIQLIQYKYAIFDTIEGKIIDIESGENRSTIPNQQNDVLQIVADHYFRFKSYQMYHDAGVAVPVFSLRTQNGFGVGEFSDLKKLADWANKASLGIIQILPINDTTANYSWTDSYPYAAVSVYALHPQYISIENLDFELPKELVEEFHAKKSELNSLDLIDYEKMISAKWKYLKAVFNTEKEKIYKDRSFKKFIKDNEEWLLPYSAFCVLRDKYKTPNFNEWKTQKKYIAGKISPFFSAKNKDYDASMLHAWIQFQLHKQLKDAVDYIHGLGISLKGDLPIGIYRHSVEAWAEPDLFGMDFQAGAPPDQFTEIGQNWEFPTYNWEAMKADDYRWWKNRFKALEQYFDAMRIDHILGFFRIWRMPISATQGILGYFYPAVPVIFDEFKARHIPFDFERYCKPFINDEILWKYFGEETFKALQFIHKNSDGTYQFKDEFNTQRKIADYFKNQPEDISEKLISLCANVLFLTEEKNGETVYHPRFNVFKTESYQYLSDWERSSVYELYQDYFFKRQDYLWKEKAMEKLPVILNATDMLICGEDLGMVPDCVPEVMDELAIVALKVQRMPSGNIPFSNPKKAGYMNVVTASSHDSSTLRQWWKENPGSTQIYFNQQLNQNGKAPSDLEPYLAEIIMKQHLYNDAMLAIFPIQDFFAMDENLVNSKIENERINNPAVFPHYWRYRMHLNLENLTENVEFNQKVSNWINESGRG from the coding sequence ATGAAATTGTATTTTAATATTGAATATCATGCAAAACCAGGCGAGAGACTAAAACTTATTGTTGATGAAAAAGATTCTGCTGCCCGAAGTTACATGATGTTTCATACCGAAAATGGTTTGTGGAAATGTGAAGTAGATTTTTTTTCTAAATCAATTGCTTACAAATATCAGCTTAAAGACGAAAGAGGAAATATTTTGCGGGAAGAGTTTGTTCTGCATCATTTGGGTTTTCCTCACAACTATAAAGAGTTTTTAATTTTCGATGAATGGAACAGCAAAAACTTTCCGGAAAATTATCTGAACAATAAAATTTTAAGAAACAAACTTTCCCAATTAGTTCCACGAAAAATCTCGGTCTTAAAAAAACACACTCATTTATTCAGAATTGAAGCACCGGTTTATAATCCTAACTGGGAAATTGTTTTAATAGGAAATACACCTTCTTTAGGTAATTGGAGCTATGAAAATTCAATTCATTTATCTCAGACTGATTTCGGGATTTGGGAAGCTTCTGTTGATATTCCTGAAATTCAGCTTATTCAATATAAATACGCCATTTTTGATACAATTGAAGGAAAAATAATTGATATAGAAAGTGGTGAAAACAGGTCAACAATTCCCAATCAACAGAATGATGTTTTGCAGATTGTAGCAGATCATTATTTCAGATTTAAATCTTATCAAATGTATCACGATGCAGGTGTTGCAGTTCCTGTTTTTTCTTTGAGAACTCAAAATGGTTTTGGTGTAGGAGAATTTTCTGATTTAAAAAAACTGGCAGATTGGGCAAATAAAGCTTCTTTAGGGATTATTCAGATTTTGCCGATTAATGACACAACGGCCAATTATTCATGGACAGATTCTTATCCTTATGCGGCAGTTTCGGTTTATGCTTTACATCCTCAATATATTTCTATTGAAAATCTTGATTTTGAATTACCGAAAGAATTAGTTGAAGAGTTTCATGCAAAAAAATCAGAATTAAATTCTTTAGATTTAATTGATTACGAAAAAATGATTTCTGCAAAATGGAAATATCTTAAAGCTGTTTTCAATACCGAAAAAGAGAAGATTTATAAAGACAGAAGTTTCAAAAAGTTTATCAAAGATAATGAAGAATGGCTTTTACCCTATTCTGCATTTTGTGTTTTGAGAGATAAATACAAAACACCGAATTTCAACGAGTGGAAAACCCAAAAAAAATATATTGCAGGTAAAATTTCACCGTTTTTTTCAGCTAAAAATAAAGATTATGATGCTTCGATGCTTCATGCATGGATCCAGTTTCAGCTTCATAAACAATTAAAAGATGCTGTTGATTATATTCATGGTTTAGGAATTTCGTTAAAAGGAGATTTACCGATCGGAATTTATAGACATTCTGTTGAAGCATGGGCGGAACCTGATTTATTCGGAATGGATTTCCAAGCAGGAGCACCTCCGGATCAGTTTACGGAAATCGGGCAGAATTGGGAATTTCCGACTTACAACTGGGAAGCGATGAAAGCAGATGATTACAGGTGGTGGAAAAATAGATTCAAAGCGTTAGAACAGTATTTTGATGCGATGAGAATCGATCATATTTTAGGATTTTTCAGAATCTGGAGAATGCCAATTTCTGCAACTCAGGGAATTTTAGGATATTTTTATCCGGCTGTTCCTGTCATTTTTGATGAATTTAAAGCGAGACACATCCCTTTTGATTTTGAAAGATATTGTAAACCTTTCATTAATGATGAAATTTTGTGGAAATATTTTGGAGAAGAAACTTTTAAAGCTTTACAGTTTATCCATAAAAATTCAGACGGAACTTATCAATTTAAAGACGAGTTTAATACTCAAAGAAAGATTGCAGATTATTTTAAAAATCAACCTGAAGATATTTCTGAAAAATTAATTTCGCTTTGTGCGAATGTTTTATTCTTGACTGAAGAAAAAAACGGCGAAACGGTTTATCATCCGAGATTTAATGTTTTTAAAACTGAATCTTATCAATATCTTTCTGATTGGGAAAGAAGCTCTGTTTACGAGCTTTATCAGGATTACTTCTTTAAAAGACAGGATTATTTATGGAAAGAAAAAGCCATGGAAAAACTTCCGGTTATCCTGAATGCAACAGATATGTTGATTTGTGGCGAAGATTTGGGCATGGTTCCGGATTGTGTTCCTGAAGTGATGGATGAATTGGCAATTGTCGCATTGAAAGTTCAACGTATGCCTTCAGGAAATATTCCGTTTTCTAATCCTAAAAAAGCAGGTTACATGAATGTCGTTACAGCTTCTTCGCACGACAGTTCAACGCTTCGTCAATGGTGGAAAGAAAATCCCGGATCTACGCAGATTTATTTTAATCAACAATTAAATCAAAATGGAAAAGCGCCCAGTGATTTAGAACCTTATTTAGCCGAAATTATAATGAAACAGCATCTTTACAACGATGCAATGTTGGCAATTTTCCCTATTCAGGATTTCTTTGCAATGGATGAAAATTTAGTCAATTCGAAGATTGAGAATGAAAGAATTAATAATCCTGCAGTGTTTCCGCACTATTGGCGTTACAGAATGCATTTAAACCTTGAAAATTTAACAGAAAATGTAGAATTTAATCAAAAGGTTTCAAATTGGATTAATGAAAGTGGAAGAGGTTGA
- a CDS encoding T9SS type A sorting domain-containing protein encodes MKKHLFPIILLLLGNTINAQQDFFALAGKDSPRIEFNDFRVMNSDGTSGESIFGVSSEAKVISQSKTTAVTEDKTSYNHAQSMNLAALALDSSGNNLVYMPMFSSNIYVLNQKTKEITLVENTVARVTSCDINSHITRMATGYDGNIYVINNAGTQFIQINKKNSQYIVNDLGIIKDDASNGKNSFTAMETGFGGDMIADADNNFYVFAASGNVFKVSTKELKAKFVGKITGLPEAYSVNGAAVNSKGKVMIASAKGAALYELNLNNLEAKQLPGEQNLHIYDLASKYFANDRIAAVNTLANIDIYPTKVDEQTITVNVNDKAVKGNIKVNIFDVSGKSVMSTTLSVKDGNLNQQIQLRNLVTGTYVVSITEESGKNLLSKKILVTK; translated from the coding sequence ATGAAAAAACATTTATTCCCTATTATTTTATTATTACTTGGAAATACAATCAATGCGCAACAAGATTTTTTTGCATTGGCAGGAAAAGATTCTCCAAGAATTGAGTTTAATGATTTCCGCGTAATGAATTCAGACGGAACTTCCGGTGAAAGTATTTTCGGAGTTTCTTCAGAGGCAAAAGTGATTTCCCAATCTAAAACAACAGCAGTTACTGAAGATAAAACTTCTTACAACCATGCTCAGTCAATGAATTTGGCGGCTTTAGCTTTAGATTCTTCGGGCAATAATTTGGTGTATATGCCAATGTTTTCGTCTAATATCTATGTTTTAAATCAAAAAACAAAAGAAATTACTTTAGTTGAAAATACTGTGGCAAGAGTTACTTCTTGTGATATCAATTCTCATATTACAAGAATGGCAACCGGTTATGACGGAAATATTTATGTTATTAATAATGCAGGAACACAATTTATTCAAATCAATAAAAAAAACAGTCAATACATTGTAAATGATTTAGGCATTATTAAAGATGATGCTTCGAACGGCAAAAATTCTTTTACTGCGATGGAAACAGGTTTTGGCGGCGATATGATTGCTGATGCAGATAATAACTTCTATGTTTTTGCAGCTTCTGGAAATGTATTTAAAGTTTCAACGAAAGAATTAAAGGCAAAATTTGTAGGTAAAATTACAGGCTTACCTGAAGCGTATTCTGTAAATGGAGCAGCAGTAAATTCTAAAGGAAAAGTAATGATTGCAAGCGCAAAAGGAGCTGCTTTGTATGAATTGAATCTTAATAACTTGGAAGCAAAACAACTTCCGGGTGAACAGAATTTGCATATTTATGATTTGGCAAGTAAATACTTTGCAAACGACAGAATTGCGGCTGTAAATACTTTGGCTAATATTGACATTTATCCAACAAAAGTTGATGAACAAACGATTACGGTGAATGTAAATGATAAGGCTGTTAAAGGAAATATTAAAGTGAATATTTTTGATGTTTCAGGAAAATCGGTGATGTCAACAACTTTATCTGTAAAAGACGGAAACCTTAATCAGCAGATTCAGCTTAGAAATCTGGTAACCGGAACTTATGTGGTGAGCATCACAGAAGAATCTGGTAAAAACTTATTGTCTAAGAAAATTTTGGTTACTAAATAA
- a CDS encoding PspC family transcriptional regulator yields the protein MFDNLRHKMEREWFGVLTRMGAKLGIPVSKLRVFFIYSTFATAGFFFLIYLGLAFTLWIKDIFITRRPSVFDL from the coding sequence ATGTTTGATAATCTACGCCACAAAATGGAACGCGAATGGTTTGGTGTACTCACAAGAATGGGTGCCAAACTGGGAATTCCGGTTTCCAAACTGAGAGTTTTCTTTATTTATTCTACGTTTGCAACGGCAGGTTTTTTCTTTTTAATTTATCTTGGTCTGGCTTTTACTCTTTGGATTAAAGACATTTTTATCACCAGACGACCAAGCGTTTTTGACCTTTAA
- a CDS encoding ferritin produces MVSEKIAQLINEQIAHEQYAAQYYLSMSAWFSAKDLDGIANYFRVQSKEELMHAEKMFDYLNDVGGEIILGEIAKPPHQFENATDIFEKALEHEKKVTKSIFNIVKNANDEGDFATTSFMQWFINEQVEEEASASQYVTKIKMVCDNPSALYLFDQELAKRVFVADPTA; encoded by the coding sequence ATGGTAAGTGAAAAAATTGCACAGCTAATAAACGAACAAATCGCTCACGAGCAATATGCGGCTCAATATTATCTTTCTATGTCTGCTTGGTTTTCAGCAAAAGATCTTGACGGAATTGCCAATTACTTCAGAGTTCAAAGCAAAGAAGAATTGATGCATGCCGAAAAAATGTTTGATTACCTAAACGATGTAGGTGGTGAAATCATCTTAGGTGAAATCGCAAAACCACCACACCAGTTTGAAAACGCAACAGATATTTTTGAGAAAGCTCTGGAGCACGAAAAGAAAGTAACTAAAAGTATTTTCAATATCGTGAAAAATGCAAATGATGAAGGTGATTTTGCAACGACTTCATTCATGCAATGGTTCATCAATGAGCAAGTAGAAGAAGAAGCAAGCGCTTCTCAGTACGTAACGAAAATTAAAATGGTGTGTGATAATCCATCTGCGTTATATCTTTTTGATCAGGAATTGGCGAAAAGAGTTTTTGTAGCAGATCCTACAGCCTAA
- a CDS encoding UvrD-helicase domain-containing protein produces MSNSYTVINASAGSGKTYALVQRLLMICLRYPNQHQSIRNILALTFTNKAANEMKERILSWLNKFTADNYRENNDLKNIQKAFENEGLKITIDELHHRSKKLLDYILHNYSTLNIGTIDRFNSRLVRSFSYELGLAKNFNLEIDAEPFLIEAVDKMLDQIGENENISNSFMDYVDYSLENNERINLNKNLYDSAKEFVKDIHYEHLKDNKEFDDENYENIKNTLRKEITSNKKQSLELALQSIELFKSRNIEIEDFAQGKNGIGGFFPKVVDFYQKKRSGFPFPTTSEESVVEKYRKGAAAKSKHKDAEISEILEPLLENRMKLILLFIETQKKEKILSALLPLKVNKDIQDELRKIEEENDLVLLSKFNILINENLKNEPSAFIYEKVGSQFQHYFFDEFQDTSELQWQNFVPLRDHSISTENTSFTLVGDPKQSIYRFRGGESKLMLDIINKKEFTPKKAELLVLKDNWRSAKNIVQFNNELYHFHSLNLEEEHQHIFGVDGEQNPKSSIDGRVKVNLIENLTNEDFYNDVSEKMQKDIQECLDNGFRFSDITILCRGNFDIFSYSQKLGNLKVSYNGEETNIKTISDKGLTLELSNTLLAVVEFLKWETNPKNKPHLIMMMFYLNRLGRISMPDFTLEMKEILALEQHETIIQFIEEKYHLKLKQDHFPKFNLYNFIEYYINEFSIEHKETDFLLNFLEMLFNFTQNAGASTKEFLKYWDEEASTYTIQASENIDAIQIMTIHKAKGLEFPVVFIPMMNKNRDSEFSNWFETDEKSVLKSVNINQFNKNLEVYDEGIEKFNHENSYKNLVDRLCLQYVATTRPVEQLFFYLQKQNKTSNNLEILEFIQSKNLQDLDEFDLYETHPEMLKKQISHKKSEFKTENIQTLRNEHENTSSIKIATPSKNYQVRNEKVRIGLFVHELLSKINIEKDIDKVLETYVLEGQITLEEKGNIKDDLKKIIHQYSEFFDEKWKVINEKDIMISERGISRIYRPDRILKGDEGYIIVDFKTGMETEKNDKQIETYKSVLENLGMKVIKTQLIYIPENL; encoded by the coding sequence ATGTCAAACTCTTATACAGTAATCAATGCTTCAGCAGGTTCCGGTAAAACCTATGCTCTTGTACAGAGGCTTCTGATGATTTGTCTGAGATATCCCAATCAGCATCAATCCATCAGAAATATTTTGGCATTAACGTTTACCAACAAAGCTGCAAACGAAATGAAAGAAAGAATTCTTTCATGGCTCAACAAATTTACGGCAGATAATTATCGTGAGAATAATGATCTTAAAAACATTCAGAAAGCGTTTGAAAACGAAGGCCTGAAAATAACGATTGATGAACTTCATCACCGTTCCAAGAAGCTTTTAGATTATATCCTGCATAATTATTCTACCTTAAATATCGGGACGATTGACCGTTTTAATTCTCGATTGGTGCGAAGTTTTTCTTATGAATTGGGTTTGGCTAAAAATTTTAATCTTGAAATTGATGCAGAACCATTTTTGATTGAAGCTGTCGACAAAATGCTCGATCAAATTGGGGAAAATGAGAATATTTCCAATTCGTTTATGGATTATGTGGATTACAGTCTGGAAAATAACGAAAGAATTAATCTGAATAAAAACCTTTACGATTCTGCAAAAGAATTTGTAAAAGACATTCATTACGAACATCTGAAAGACAATAAAGAATTTGATGATGAGAATTATGAAAACATCAAAAACACGTTAAGAAAAGAGATTACATCCAACAAAAAACAATCATTAGAATTAGCTTTACAATCCATCGAATTATTTAAATCTAGAAATATCGAGATTGAAGATTTTGCGCAGGGAAAAAATGGGATTGGTGGATTTTTTCCGAAAGTTGTCGATTTTTATCAGAAAAAAAGGTCTGGATTTCCTTTTCCAACAACATCAGAAGAATCTGTGGTTGAAAAATACAGAAAAGGAGCCGCAGCAAAATCAAAACACAAAGACGCAGAAATTTCAGAAATCCTAGAGCCACTTCTTGAAAATAGAATGAAACTCATTCTTCTGTTCATCGAAACTCAGAAAAAAGAAAAAATACTTTCCGCTTTATTGCCTTTAAAAGTCAACAAAGATATTCAGGATGAGTTGAGAAAAATTGAGGAAGAAAATGATTTGGTTCTGCTTTCAAAATTCAATATTCTGATTAATGAAAATCTTAAAAATGAGCCTTCAGCTTTTATTTACGAGAAAGTAGGTTCACAGTTTCAGCATTATTTCTTTGATGAATTTCAGGATACTTCAGAATTGCAGTGGCAAAATTTTGTTCCTTTGAGAGATCACAGTATTTCGACAGAAAACACCTCTTTTACTTTGGTAGGTGATCCGAAACAGAGCATTTATCGTTTTCGTGGTGGTGAAAGTAAATTGATGTTAGATATTATCAACAAAAAGGAATTTACCCCTAAAAAAGCAGAATTATTAGTTCTGAAAGATAATTGGAGAAGTGCTAAAAATATTGTTCAGTTTAATAATGAACTGTATCATTTTCATTCTTTAAACCTTGAAGAAGAGCATCAGCATATTTTTGGTGTTGATGGCGAGCAAAATCCAAAATCAAGTATTGATGGAAGAGTAAAAGTAAATCTCATTGAAAATTTGACCAATGAAGATTTCTACAACGATGTTTCAGAAAAAATGCAGAAAGATATTCAGGAATGTCTGGATAACGGTTTCAGGTTTTCAGATATTACCATTTTGTGCCGTGGAAATTTTGACATTTTCTCTTATTCACAAAAATTAGGAAATCTGAAAGTCAGTTACAATGGCGAAGAAACCAATATTAAAACGATTTCAGATAAAGGTTTAACTTTAGAATTATCAAATACTCTACTGGCTGTTGTTGAATTTTTGAAATGGGAAACCAATCCGAAAAACAAACCTCATCTTATTATGATGATGTTTTATCTCAACAGACTCGGAAGAATCAGCATGCCCGATTTCACTTTAGAAATGAAAGAAATTCTGGCTTTAGAACAGCATGAAACCATCATTCAATTTATTGAAGAAAAGTATCATTTAAAATTGAAACAAGATCATTTTCCGAAATTTAATCTTTATAATTTTATTGAATATTACATCAACGAGTTTTCGATTGAGCACAAAGAAACAGATTTCCTACTCAACTTTTTGGAAATGCTTTTCAATTTCACTCAAAATGCAGGAGCAAGTACCAAAGAATTTCTGAAATATTGGGACGAAGAAGCTTCAACGTATACGATTCAGGCTTCCGAAAATATAGATGCGATTCAGATCATGACGATTCACAAAGCAAAAGGGCTTGAATTTCCGGTCGTTTTTATTCCGATGATGAATAAAAACCGTGATTCTGAATTTAGCAACTGGTTTGAAACGGATGAAAAATCGGTTTTAAAATCTGTTAACATCAATCAGTTCAATAAAAATCTTGAAGTTTATGATGAAGGCATTGAGAAATTTAATCACGAAAATTCTTATAAAAATCTTGTCGACAGATTGTGTCTGCAATATGTTGCCACAACACGACCCGTAGAACAGTTGTTTTTTTACCTTCAGAAACAAAATAAGACTTCAAATAATTTAGAAATTTTGGAGTTTATTCAATCTAAAAATCTTCAGGATCTTGATGAATTTGATTTGTATGAAACGCATCCTGAAATGTTAAAAAAACAAATCTCTCATAAGAAGTCTGAGTTTAAAACTGAAAATATTCAGACCCTGAGAAACGAGCATGAAAATACAAGTTCAATAAAAATCGCTACGCCTTCAAAAAATTATCAGGTAAGAAATGAGAAAGTAAGAATCGGACTTTTTGTACATGAATTGCTTTCAAAAATCAACATTGAAAAAGATATTGATAAGGTTTTGGAAACGTATGTTTTGGAAGGTCAGATCACGCTTGAAGAAAAAGGAAATATTAAAGACGATCTCAAAAAAATAATCCATCAATATTCAGAATTTTTTGATGAAAAATGGAAAGTGATTAACGAAAAAGACATCATGATTTCTGAGAGAGGAATCAGCAGAATTTATCGTCCCGACAGAATTTTAAAAGGTGACGAAGGTTATATTATCGTCGATTTTAAAACCGGAATGGAAACCGAAAAGAACGATAAACAAATTGAAACCTACAAATCTGTTTTAGAAAACCTAGGCATGAAGGTTATTAAAACACAGCTGATTTATATTCCTGAGAATTTATAA
- a CDS encoding helix-turn-helix domain-containing protein: protein MAIIVNLDVVMAKRKMSLNELSEKVGLTLSNLSILKTGKAKAIRFSTLELICDVLECQPGDILEYVNDEQKTDTR, encoded by the coding sequence ATGGCAATTATAGTAAATTTAGATGTTGTAATGGCCAAGCGAAAAATGTCACTTAATGAACTTTCTGAAAAAGTCGGACTGACTTTATCGAACCTTTCCATATTGAAGACAGGTAAGGCAAAAGCAATCAGATTTAGTACCTTAGAATTAATTTGTGATGTTTTGGAATGTCAACCGGGTGATATTTTAGAATATGTCAATGACGAACAAAAAACAGACACCCGCTAA